A region of Dermabacter vaginalis DNA encodes the following proteins:
- a CDS encoding carbohydrate ABC transporter permease yields MRLERDQRSGARSAGRKPATTIIVTALLAIVAMYFLVPVYWVIVNATKSTEDLFGTSGFWFGKEFLLFDNLKAVFTANGGIFSRWALNSLLYSGIGSVLATYFAVAAGYALAKYRFPGRRAVYAFVLGGVLVPGTATALPLFFLFSSVGLTNTYWSVLIPSLVSPFGLFLASIYASAAVPDSMLEAGRIDGVSEIGLFHRLALPQLTPAVVTILLFQFVAIWNNYFLPLVMLADEKLYPITLGLDNWRAQTDRLPEFFQLTTGGALLSVIPLAILILVLQRFWRGGLTEGSVKG; encoded by the coding sequence ATGCGCCTTGAGCGGGATCAGCGTTCGGGTGCCCGCTCGGCTGGTCGCAAGCCGGCGACGACGATCATTGTGACGGCGCTTTTGGCGATCGTCGCGATGTACTTCCTTGTGCCGGTGTATTGGGTGATCGTGAACGCGACGAAATCGACCGAGGACCTGTTTGGTACGAGCGGCTTCTGGTTTGGCAAAGAATTCCTTCTTTTCGACAACCTCAAGGCCGTGTTCACCGCCAATGGTGGGATCTTTTCGCGCTGGGCGCTGAACTCACTGCTCTATTCGGGCATTGGCTCGGTGCTTGCCACATACTTCGCGGTTGCCGCGGGGTATGCACTCGCGAAATACCGCTTCCCCGGCCGCAGGGCCGTGTACGCGTTCGTGCTCGGTGGCGTGCTCGTTCCGGGCACCGCAACCGCGCTCCCGCTGTTCTTCCTGTTCTCGAGCGTGGGTCTCACGAACACGTACTGGTCGGTGCTCATTCCTTCGCTCGTGAGCCCGTTCGGCCTGTTTCTCGCGTCAATCTACGCGAGTGCAGCTGTACCGGATTCGATGCTCGAAGCGGGGCGAATCGATGGCGTCAGCGAGATTGGGCTGTTTCACAGGCTTGCCCTTCCCCAGCTCACGCCGGCGGTGGTCACGATTCTGTTGTTCCAGTTCGTGGCGATCTGGAATAACTACTTCCTTCCGCTCGTGATGCTTGCGGATGAGAAGCTCTACCCGATCACTTTGGGCCTCGATAACTGGCGCGCGCAAACGGACCGTTTGCCGGAGTTTTTCCAGCTTACGACCGGCGGCGCGCTGCTGTCAGTGATCCCGCTCGCGATCCTCATCCTCGTGTTGCAGCGCTTCTGGCGCGGTGGCCTCACGGAGGGTTCAGTTAAGGGGTAG
- a CDS encoding carbohydrate ABC transporter permease → MKAKWAPWVLMAPFLVLFIGTMVVPIIMAVGYSFTTVERHGLLGEGGIESSFAGLDNYIAALANQNFVASIGRMILFGVVQVSVMIVAATVLALLLESAAAKWPGFFRSAYFLPYGIPGVIATILWSFLYIPGLSPIVDALQLVGIEADFLSPDMVLWSIANIVTWTYTGYNMLIIIAQLKAIPGELYEAARIDGAGPLKIVTSIQLPLIRPALLLTIIFSIIGTLQLFAEPRLLMTMSSGITNEYTPNMSAYAYAFQYNEVGMAAAQAVIIAVSAFVLSAIALGISSWAERKR, encoded by the coding sequence ATGAAAGCGAAGTGGGCACCCTGGGTCCTTATGGCACCGTTTTTGGTGCTGTTCATCGGCACGATGGTGGTGCCGATCATCATGGCGGTGGGCTACAGCTTCACGACCGTGGAGCGCCACGGCCTCCTCGGCGAGGGTGGGATCGAGAGCTCGTTCGCGGGCCTCGATAACTACATCGCCGCGCTCGCGAACCAGAACTTTGTGGCCTCGATCGGCCGCATGATCCTCTTTGGCGTCGTGCAGGTGAGCGTCATGATTGTCGCCGCGACAGTGCTCGCGCTCCTCCTCGAAAGCGCCGCCGCGAAATGGCCTGGATTCTTTCGAAGCGCCTACTTTTTGCCCTACGGCATTCCGGGCGTGATCGCCACGATTCTCTGGTCGTTCTTGTACATCCCCGGGCTGAGCCCCATTGTTGATGCGCTTCAGCTTGTGGGAATTGAGGCCGATTTCCTGAGCCCGGACATGGTGCTGTGGTCGATCGCGAACATCGTGACCTGGACGTATACGGGCTACAACATGCTCATCATCATCGCCCAGCTCAAGGCCATTCCCGGTGAGTTGTACGAAGCCGCCCGCATTGATGGGGCCGGCCCGCTGAAGATCGTGACTTCAATTCAGTTGCCACTCATTCGGCCGGCGCTTTTGCTGACGATCATCTTCTCGATCATCGGCACGCTCCAACTGTTCGCGGAGCCTCGCCTGCTGATGACGATGAGCTCGGGCATCACGAACGAATACACGCCGAACATGAGCGCCTACGCGTACGCGTTCCAATACAACGAGGTGGGGATGGCGGCGGCGCAGGCCGTGATCATCGCGGTCTCGGCCTTTGTTCTTTCGGCCATTGCTCTCGGGATCTCCTCGTGGGCGGAGAGGAAGCGATGA
- a CDS encoding ABC transporter substrate-binding protein: protein MQPFTRRTALAGTGAALAGALASCAPPNPGSVNAEATIPPSKERVKLTYWAWVKDLQKVADVFNKSQDRIHVEASWIPGGGSGGYAKILSAVAAGGGPDIAQVELRSVPEFALAGALVDLSRYGIAKDKFDAGAFAQAQVGESVWGVPQDTGPVANFYNREVLEGELGLTPPSTWEDFREVAGAVKDAGKTIFTLDPSDGSYFVMWAMQAGATWFKPEGDGWIINMTDEKSLKVAEFWDGILADKLVGTGYGAFSTPWMAATGDGKVLSTISGSWSDALIEAVPGAKGKWAVAPMPTWDDGYASGAHGGSSAAILSTSKHPAEALEFCTWMCTSPEGIDAMIENCGIGWSPSADYIGQSRTQPSEFFSGQNYNEEVMVPMAEGQNLEWTWAPLMQRFMDVVGTGMTKAINGEQPLVDLLAVTQKDITEIMQGMGLNAEEAR from the coding sequence ATGCAACCCTTCACCCGGCGTACCGCGCTCGCCGGAACAGGCGCCGCACTCGCGGGTGCCCTCGCGAGCTGCGCCCCACCCAACCCCGGCTCGGTGAACGCCGAAGCCACAATCCCACCCTCAAAAGAGCGCGTGAAGCTCACGTACTGGGCGTGGGTGAAAGACCTCCAGAAGGTCGCCGACGTGTTCAACAAGAGCCAAGACCGCATCCACGTGGAAGCGTCGTGGATCCCCGGCGGCGGGAGCGGAGGTTACGCGAAGATCCTCTCCGCTGTAGCCGCAGGCGGCGGTCCCGACATCGCGCAGGTGGAACTTCGCTCCGTCCCCGAGTTCGCCCTCGCGGGCGCACTCGTGGACCTCTCGCGCTACGGCATTGCCAAGGACAAATTCGACGCGGGTGCCTTCGCGCAGGCCCAAGTGGGCGAGTCGGTCTGGGGTGTTCCGCAAGACACGGGCCCCGTCGCAAACTTCTATAACCGCGAGGTGCTCGAAGGGGAGCTTGGCCTGACGCCACCGTCCACATGGGAGGATTTCCGCGAGGTTGCGGGGGCGGTCAAGGATGCGGGAAAGACGATCTTCACCCTCGATCCGAGCGACGGCTCCTACTTCGTGATGTGGGCGATGCAGGCCGGCGCCACGTGGTTCAAGCCCGAGGGCGATGGATGGATCATCAACATGACCGACGAGAAGTCGCTCAAGGTTGCCGAGTTCTGGGACGGCATTCTCGCCGACAAACTCGTGGGCACCGGTTACGGCGCCTTTTCGACGCCATGGATGGCGGCCACGGGTGACGGCAAGGTGCTCAGCACGATCTCCGGATCGTGGAGCGACGCCCTTATCGAAGCGGTGCCGGGCGCCAAGGGAAAGTGGGCGGTCGCGCCCATGCCCACGTGGGACGACGGTTACGCCTCGGGAGCCCACGGCGGCTCATCAGCGGCGATCCTCTCCACAAGTAAGCACCCGGCCGAGGCCCTCGAATTCTGCACGTGGATGTGCACGAGCCCCGAGGGAATCGACGCGATGATCGAGAACTGCGGTATCGGCTGGTCGCCGTCGGCGGACTACATCGGTCAGTCCCGCACGCAACCGTCAGAGTTTTTCTCGGGCCAAAACTACAACGAGGAGGTCATGGTGCCCATGGCGGAGGGGCAGAACCTCGAATGGACATGGGCGCCACTTATGCAGCGCTTCATGGATGTCGTGGGCACCGGAATGACGAAAGCGATCAATGGCGAGCAGCCCCTCGTGGACCTCCTTGCGGTCACGCAGAAGGACATCACCGAGATTATGCAAGGCATGGGCCTCAACGCGGAGGAGGCGCGATGA
- a CDS encoding MBL fold metallo-hydrolase codes for MAELVDIAPGILVHTSRKDALNSIVLASISEAMLVDPGWEAAELDDLAVQLAERGLTVLSGFATHAHHDHVLWHPAFGNAPRLASAATVRLAGAEREDLLAHATADDPALEARPELLALIGRLSPTPQAPANSHHTWLPRGAAPCGFEPQLLTHDAHVPGHTALWLPEQRILIAGDMLSSTELPLPDLEQHESRARLLQKRSIDPFTAYLEALDLLEPYARKARLVIPGHGPLGTDALERLERDRAYLTAILNGDDPRDERRATRGMEAWHARLVEAAVERR; via the coding sequence ATGGCTGAGTTGGTGGACATCGCACCCGGGATTCTCGTGCACACTTCGCGCAAGGACGCACTCAACAGCATCGTTCTCGCGTCGATTAGCGAGGCGATGCTCGTAGATCCGGGCTGGGAGGCAGCGGAGCTCGACGACCTCGCGGTGCAGCTCGCCGAGCGGGGCCTCACCGTCCTCTCAGGCTTTGCCACTCATGCTCACCACGATCACGTGCTGTGGCACCCTGCCTTCGGGAACGCCCCGCGTTTGGCCTCCGCGGCAACGGTGCGCCTCGCCGGCGCCGAACGCGAGGATCTCCTCGCGCATGCCACCGCCGATGATCCCGCACTCGAGGCGCGACCCGAGCTTCTCGCGCTCATCGGGCGCCTCTCTCCCACGCCCCAAGCTCCAGCGAACTCTCATCACACGTGGCTCCCTCGCGGCGCCGCCCCGTGCGGCTTCGAACCCCAGCTACTCACCCACGATGCTCACGTGCCGGGTCACACCGCGCTGTGGCTTCCAGAGCAAAGGATCCTCATCGCGGGAGACATGCTTTCGAGCACGGAACTTCCCCTGCCCGATCTTGAGCAGCACGAATCTCGCGCACGCCTACTCCAAAAGCGAAGCATCGACCCCTTCACCGCCTATCTCGAGGCCCTGGACCTCCTCGAGCCCTATGCGCGAAAGGCACGCCTCGTTATCCCTGGCCACGGCCCCCTCGGCACCGATGCCCTCGAAAGACTCGAGCGGGATCGGGCCTACCTCACAGCGATTCTCAACGGCGATGACCCTCGCGATGAGCGTCGAGCAACACGGGGCATGGAGGCGTGGCATGCGCGGCTCGTGGAGGCGGCGGTGGAGCGCAGGTAA
- a CDS encoding pyruvate dehydrogenase → MAKKTLAQHTVDQLVSMGVERIYGVVGDSLNPIVDAVRTTKGIEWIHVRNEEAAAFAAGAEARVTGKLGVCAGSCGPGNTHLVQGLYDAHRDSVPVLAIASHIPSPKIGTGFFQETHPELLFNECSAFCEMVNSGNHGAQMLHNAAQTALAKKDVSVLVIPGDIASQDVTIEATRTLTTTFGAVQPQASVVEELAHLANSAKKITLFAGAGIEGARAEVLELADTLKAPIGHAFGGKEFIQYNNPFDVGMSGLLGYGAAYEATHECDLLILLGTDFPYSEFLPHEGKPKVVQIDADGSRLGRRVPLDLGIHGDVALTIRALLPQLKQKKNRSFLNSMLRKQEKELTHVVNSYTKRASRLKPIHPEYVASLLDEFADDDAVFTVDTGMCNVWAARYIEPNGKRRIFGSFRHGTMANALPQAIGASAAQPNRQVISMSGDGGLGMLMGELLTVRLHQLNTKIVVFNNSSLGMVKLEMLVAGLPDFETDHDSVNFSKIAEGAGIPSIRIENPKTLRKDLKKALAVPGPMLIDIVTDPDALAMPPKITLEQMSGFATAGGKIVLEGGVGKMVNLAKSNVRNIPRPGAFF, encoded by the coding sequence ATGGCGAAAAAGACACTCGCCCAGCACACCGTTGATCAACTCGTCTCGATGGGCGTCGAGCGCATCTACGGCGTTGTTGGCGACTCCCTCAACCCGATCGTGGACGCCGTGCGCACGACCAAGGGCATCGAGTGGATCCATGTGCGCAACGAAGAGGCCGCCGCGTTCGCTGCTGGCGCCGAGGCTCGCGTGACGGGCAAACTCGGCGTGTGTGCCGGTTCATGCGGCCCGGGCAACACCCACCTCGTGCAGGGACTCTACGATGCCCACCGCGACTCGGTCCCGGTTCTCGCGATCGCCTCGCACATTCCGAGCCCCAAGATCGGCACGGGCTTTTTCCAGGAGACCCACCCCGAACTCCTTTTCAATGAGTGCTCGGCCTTCTGCGAAATGGTCAATTCCGGCAATCACGGTGCGCAGATGCTGCATAACGCGGCACAAACCGCACTCGCGAAGAAAGACGTGTCGGTTCTCGTGATCCCTGGCGATATCGCAAGCCAGGACGTCACGATCGAGGCCACCCGCACCCTCACCACGACTTTCGGTGCGGTTCAGCCGCAGGCTTCGGTCGTTGAGGAGCTCGCACACCTCGCAAACTCCGCCAAGAAGATCACGCTCTTCGCGGGCGCGGGCATCGAGGGCGCACGCGCGGAAGTCCTCGAGCTCGCCGACACCCTCAAGGCCCCGATCGGCCATGCGTTCGGTGGCAAGGAGTTCATCCAGTACAACAACCCCTTCGACGTGGGCATGAGCGGTCTGCTCGGTTACGGCGCCGCCTACGAAGCAACCCACGAGTGCGACCTGCTGATTCTTCTCGGAACGGACTTCCCGTACTCGGAGTTCCTCCCGCACGAGGGGAAGCCGAAGGTCGTGCAGATCGATGCGGACGGCTCGCGCCTTGGCCGCCGCGTGCCGCTCGATCTGGGCATCCACGGCGATGTGGCTCTCACGATTCGCGCGCTCCTTCCGCAGCTCAAGCAAAAGAAGAACCGTTCGTTCCTCAACTCGATGCTGCGCAAGCAGGAGAAGGAACTCACGCACGTCGTGAACTCGTACACGAAGCGGGCGTCGCGCCTCAAGCCGATTCACCCGGAGTATGTCGCGAGCCTCCTCGACGAGTTCGCCGACGACGATGCCGTGTTCACGGTCGATACGGGCATGTGCAACGTGTGGGCCGCACGCTACATCGAGCCGAACGGCAAGCGTCGCATCTTCGGTTCCTTCCGCCACGGCACGATGGCGAATGCCCTCCCTCAGGCGATCGGCGCGTCCGCTGCGCAGCCGAACCGCCAGGTGATTTCGATGAGTGGCGATGGCGGCCTCGGAATGCTCATGGGCGAACTTCTCACGGTGCGCCTGCACCAGTTGAACACGAAGATCGTCGTGTTCAACAACTCGAGTCTCGGCATGGTGAAGCTCGAGATGCTCGTGGCGGGCCTTCCCGACTTCGAGACCGACCACGATTCGGTGAACTTCTCGAAGATCGCCGAGGGCGCGGGTATCCCCTCGATCCGTATTGAGAACCCCAAGACTCTGCGCAAGGACCTCAAGAAGGCCCTCGCGGTACCCGGCCCGATGCTCATCGACATCGTGACCGATCCGGATGCGCTCGCGATGCCCCCGAAGATCACGCTCGAACAGATGAGCGGCTTCGCGACCGCGGGCGGCAAGATTGTGCTCGAAGGCGGCGTGGGCAAGATGGTCAATCTTGCGAAGTCGAATGTGCGCAACATTCCGCGACCCGGAGCGTTCTTCTAA
- a CDS encoding IclR family transcriptional regulator: MPSKVPAAASTLRILTYLAQRSRPIAASRIASELDIPRSSTYDILAELLDQGFVLHYPDLHAYGLGPSAYELSFGYTRQAPLARLGKRVTERLTDRVGEISHVAVLQGRHVLYVVEARLNKPASYPTDVGVRVPAHLTASGRAILSALPANQLAAVFTGETVLEPHLGADVGPAFPVARALADARDTRTRGYAVENGEVLDGHRSVALPVFDGAKWPVAAVAVTWQGSDSSRDLDMLESVRIAADQLQKAIS, encoded by the coding sequence ATGCCGTCGAAAGTACCCGCAGCCGCCTCAACGCTGAGGATCCTCACCTACCTCGCACAGCGCTCGAGGCCCATCGCCGCCTCACGCATCGCGAGCGAACTCGATATTCCCCGTTCGAGCACCTACGACATCCTCGCCGAACTCCTCGACCAGGGCTTCGTTCTGCACTACCCGGACCTTCACGCCTACGGTCTTGGCCCTTCCGCCTACGAACTGAGCTTCGGCTACACCCGCCAGGCCCCGCTCGCCCGCCTCGGCAAACGCGTGACCGAACGCCTCACGGATCGGGTCGGCGAAATTTCCCACGTCGCGGTGTTGCAGGGGCGCCACGTTCTCTACGTGGTTGAAGCACGACTCAACAAGCCCGCGTCATACCCCACCGACGTGGGCGTGCGCGTGCCCGCACACCTCACCGCAAGCGGACGCGCGATCCTCAGTGCCCTGCCCGCCAATCAGCTCGCCGCGGTGTTCACGGGGGAAACCGTGCTCGAGCCTCATCTCGGTGCCGACGTTGGCCCAGCCTTCCCCGTTGCCCGGGCGCTCGCCGATGCTCGCGACACGCGCACTCGCGGCTATGCCGTGGAAAACGGCGAGGTTCTCGACGGGCACCGCTCCGTTGCCCTCCCCGTGTTCGATGGCGCTAAGTGGCCCGTGGCCGCCGTGGCTGTCACGTGGCAGGGAAGCGACTCCTCACGCGACCTCGACATGCTCGAATCCGTGCGCATCGCCGCCGACCAACTGCAAAAGGCGATCTCCTAA
- the hutG gene encoding formimidoylglutamase translates to MEGVNTLSSIESSPWQGRVDGEGTAHARWHQRVSLVSEDRPPVGPHVALAGFASHEGVRRNHGRVGAAEAPRALRSALAGMALHGPLGTGEAALVDWGDVATVGEALEEAQAEMGHLTARALGAEGNRLTLVLGGGHETAWASYLGLREHLGACGSAKESTPRPGGPGSDACQLPSWGVLNLDAHFDLRSAPTPTSGTPFLQMAEAEAAEGRALNYAVLGIAEPGNTRTLFETADELGVQYRTDLECLEMGAAGVTRFVEEFAASVDVLYLTIDLDVLPAHTAPGVSAPAALGVDLPIIVAAVRAAAASEKLALMDVVELNPRFDVDGRTAKSASRLVSEATHLVAS, encoded by the coding sequence ATGGAGGGCGTGAACACGTTGAGCAGCATCGAAAGCAGTCCGTGGCAGGGTCGAGTCGACGGTGAGGGGACGGCGCATGCGCGCTGGCATCAGCGCGTGTCGCTCGTGAGCGAGGATCGCCCGCCCGTAGGCCCGCACGTCGCTCTCGCAGGCTTCGCCTCGCACGAGGGGGTGCGCCGAAACCATGGTCGCGTAGGCGCTGCGGAGGCGCCGCGGGCTTTGCGTTCGGCTCTTGCGGGCATGGCGCTTCACGGCCCGCTCGGCACGGGCGAGGCGGCTCTCGTGGACTGGGGTGACGTGGCGACGGTCGGCGAAGCGCTCGAGGAGGCACAAGCGGAGATGGGGCATCTCACGGCCCGTGCGCTCGGCGCGGAGGGGAATCGCCTCACGCTCGTGCTCGGTGGTGGTCATGAGACCGCATGGGCGAGTTACCTGGGGCTGCGCGAGCACTTGGGTGCGTGCGGGTCAGCGAAAGAAAGCACGCCTCGCCCTGGGGGCCCGGGGTCCGACGCATGCCAGCTCCCGTCGTGGGGTGTTCTCAACCTCGATGCCCACTTTGATCTTCGCAGCGCTCCCACGCCCACGAGCGGGACTCCGTTCTTGCAGATGGCGGAGGCGGAGGCGGCCGAGGGGCGCGCCCTCAACTATGCCGTTTTGGGTATCGCGGAGCCGGGCAATACGCGCACACTGTTTGAGACCGCAGATGAGCTCGGCGTTCAGTACCGCACGGATCTCGAGTGCCTTGAGATGGGCGCCGCGGGTGTCACGCGTTTCGTGGAGGAATTCGCGGCGAGCGTGGATGTTCTCTACCTGACGATCGACCTTGATGTTCTTCCCGCCCACACGGCCCCGGGGGTCTCGGCACCAGCAGCTCTCGGCGTGGATCTTCCCATCATCGTGGCGGCGGTGCGGGCAGCGGCGGCGTCGGAAAAACTCGCACTCATGGACGTTGTCGAGTTGAACCCGCGCTTCGACGTTGATGGACGCACGGCAAAATCGGCGTCCCGTCTCGTGAGCGAGGCCACGCATCTCGTGGCTAGCTGA
- a CDS encoding purine-cytosine permease family protein — MSTQATPENLSSSPGFIEHQGIEIVAESERTAKPSDLFWPWFAANISVFGMGYGSYILGFGVSFWQATLVTLIGIPISFFLCGLIAIAGKRGSAPTMVLSRAAFGVHGQKVPGIVSWLTSIGWETFLSIMAVLATATVFSRLGLPSGTPVLVAATVAVAALIVVASVLGYHTIMKLQSVLTWITGAITILYVLLTFSHIDFDAILAVPNGTPQQVIGALVMVMTGFGLGWINIAADWSRYQKRETSDGAIIWWNTFGGAIAPVLLVFFGVLLVASDPSLSDGIVNDPIGTLASILPIWVLIPFWLTAVLALVSGAVLGIYSSGLTLLSLGIDIPRPAAAAIDGVILTAGTIYVVFFAHDFLGPFQSFLITLGVPLAAWAGILIADILTRRVDYDEQALFDAQGRYGSVDWISIATLIVCSVLGWGLVVNGFAEAAAWNNWQGYLLGPLGGREGKWADANLGVLLALVLGFVLTFVLRRGTIRRQEWA; from the coding sequence ATGAGCACTCAGGCAACCCCCGAAAACCTTTCCTCGAGCCCCGGTTTCATCGAGCACCAGGGCATCGAGATCGTCGCGGAATCCGAACGCACGGCGAAGCCGAGCGACCTTTTCTGGCCGTGGTTCGCCGCAAACATCTCGGTGTTCGGCATGGGCTACGGCAGCTACATCCTCGGTTTCGGCGTGAGCTTCTGGCAGGCCACGCTCGTGACCCTCATTGGCATCCCGATCTCGTTCTTCCTGTGTGGCCTGATCGCGATTGCGGGCAAGCGCGGGAGCGCCCCAACGATGGTGCTCTCTCGTGCGGCGTTTGGCGTGCATGGCCAGAAGGTTCCCGGAATCGTCTCGTGGCTCACCTCGATCGGGTGGGAGACGTTCCTGTCGATCATGGCGGTTCTTGCGACGGCAACCGTGTTCTCACGCCTTGGCCTTCCCAGTGGCACGCCCGTGCTCGTTGCCGCGACGGTTGCGGTTGCTGCGCTCATCGTCGTCGCGAGCGTGCTCGGCTATCACACGATCATGAAGCTGCAGTCGGTTCTCACGTGGATCACGGGCGCCATCACGATCCTGTACGTGCTCCTCACGTTCTCTCATATCGATTTCGACGCGATTCTCGCGGTCCCGAACGGCACGCCGCAACAGGTCATTGGCGCGCTCGTGATGGTCATGACCGGCTTTGGCCTCGGCTGGATCAATATCGCCGCCGACTGGTCGCGATACCAAAAGCGCGAAACCTCCGACGGCGCGATTATCTGGTGGAACACGTTCGGCGGTGCGATCGCCCCGGTGCTCCTCGTGTTCTTTGGCGTGCTCCTCGTGGCCTCGGATCCCTCACTGAGCGATGGCATCGTGAATGATCCGATCGGCACGCTCGCCTCGATCCTCCCGATCTGGGTGCTCATCCCGTTCTGGCTCACCGCTGTCCTCGCGCTCGTGTCGGGGGCCGTGCTCGGCATCTACTCCTCGGGCCTCACGCTGCTCAGCCTGGGCATTGATATCCCGCGCCCCGCCGCGGCCGCGATCGACGGCGTGATCCTCACGGCGGGCACGATTTACGTGGTGTTCTTCGCGCACGACTTCCTCGGCCCGTTCCAAAGCTTCCTCATCACGCTCGGTGTTCCGCTCGCGGCATGGGCGGGCATTCTTATCGCCGATATCCTCACGCGCCGCGTGGACTACGACGAACAGGCATTGTTCGATGCACAAGGCCGCTACGGCTCGGTCGATTGGATCTCGATCGCGACGCTCATCGTGTGCTCCGTGCTCGGCTGGGGGCTCGTGGTCAACGGCTTCGCGGAAGCTGCGGCATGGAACAACTGGCAGGGCTACCTCCTTGGCCCGCTCGGCGGGCGCGAAGGCAAGTGGGCGGACGCGAACCTCGGCGTTCTTCTCGCACTCGTCCTCGGCTTCGTTCTCACGTTCGTGCTGCGCCGTGGCACGATCCGCCGCCAGGAGTGGGCATGA
- a CDS encoding cysteine hydrolase family protein — translation MSTAPTPVGAELTPHTHVDPAHDSSKAWLLVIDPQVIFAEQSSDWASPMWEAAWANIERLAEAFEGRVILTRWIPTADRSTSWGEYFEAWPFADVPASDPLYDLTPEAAALGASHVIDEPTFGKWGTQLTAITGGSPRLVVAGVSTDCCVISTVLPAADSGAWITLVGDACAGSDQGNHERALSIMGLFAPQVRIATTNEVLSLG, via the coding sequence ATGAGTACGGCGCCGACGCCTGTAGGCGCCGAGCTGACTCCTCACACTCACGTAGATCCCGCTCACGACTCCTCGAAGGCGTGGCTTCTCGTCATTGATCCGCAGGTGATTTTTGCTGAGCAGTCGTCGGACTGGGCCTCCCCCATGTGGGAGGCGGCCTGGGCGAATATCGAGCGCCTTGCGGAGGCGTTCGAGGGGCGCGTGATCCTCACGCGCTGGATTCCGACGGCTGACCGCTCGACCTCGTGGGGCGAGTATTTCGAGGCGTGGCCGTTTGCGGATGTGCCCGCGAGCGATCCGCTGTACGACCTCACTCCCGAGGCTGCCGCGCTCGGCGCCTCGCACGTGATTGATGAGCCGACGTTCGGCAAGTGGGGCACCCAACTCACGGCGATTACGGGCGGGAGTCCGCGTCTCGTCGTGGCGGGAGTGTCGACCGATTGCTGCGTGATCTCAACCGTTTTGCCCGCGGCCGATTCGGGTGCGTGGATCACCCTCGTCGGCGATGCGTGCGCGGGCTCTGACCAGGGAAATCACGAGCGGGCGCTCTCAATCATGGGGCTTTTTGCGCCGCAGGTGCGTATCGCCACAACGAACGAGGTGCTGTCCCTGGGTTGA